A genomic stretch from Qipengyuania pelagi includes:
- a CDS encoding LLM class flavin-dependent oxidoreductase has product MTDYSVLDLVPVREGGTVSDALAAATKLAVAAEQAGCKRFWVAEHHAMDGIAGGATSVVLAHIANATSTIRIGSGGIMLPNHTPFQIAEQFGTLAALFPGRVDLGLGRAPGAGPELQRALRKDLHRAAEMFPHDVVELRAFLSAEDETAIRATPGHGSDVEMWMLGSSLFGAQLAARLGLPYAFASHFAPDHLDGALEIYRRTFEPSEALDKPHVMVAMNLFCADSTAEAEMLASSQLQSFVRLRTGKPGKLPPPLPDYRASLDPRARAIVDHVGQASAIGTPDEVASQVNAFIARTGADEVVFGGATFDPEARTHSLALAMGALTA; this is encoded by the coding sequence ATGACCGATTATTCCGTTCTCGATCTTGTCCCCGTGCGCGAAGGCGGCACGGTTTCGGACGCTCTCGCCGCCGCTACCAAGCTGGCGGTCGCCGCCGAACAGGCGGGGTGCAAGCGGTTCTGGGTGGCCGAGCACCACGCGATGGACGGGATCGCGGGCGGTGCAACCTCGGTCGTGCTCGCGCATATCGCGAATGCCACCAGCACGATCCGCATCGGATCGGGCGGGATCATGCTGCCCAACCACACGCCCTTCCAGATCGCCGAACAGTTCGGCACGCTCGCCGCGCTGTTTCCCGGCCGGGTCGATCTCGGCCTCGGCAGGGCGCCGGGCGCAGGGCCGGAATTGCAGCGTGCCCTGCGCAAGGATCTGCACCGCGCCGCCGAGATGTTCCCGCATGACGTGGTCGAACTGCGCGCCTTCCTGAGTGCCGAGGACGAGACCGCGATCCGCGCCACGCCCGGCCATGGTTCCGATGTCGAGATGTGGATGCTGGGATCGAGCCTGTTCGGCGCGCAGCTCGCCGCGCGGCTCGGCCTGCCTTACGCCTTTGCCAGCCATTTCGCGCCCGACCATCTCGACGGCGCGCTGGAAATATACCGGCGCACCTTTGAACCCAGCGAGGCGCTCGACAAACCGCACGTCATGGTGGCGATGAACCTGTTCTGCGCCGATAGCACGGCGGAAGCCGAAATGCTCGCCAGTTCGCAGCTGCAATCCTTCGTCCGCCTGCGCACGGGCAAGCCCGGCAAGCTGCCCCCGCCTTTGCCCGACTATCGCGCCTCGCTCGACCCGCGCGCCCGCGCCATCGTCGACCATGTCGGCCAGGCGAGCGCGATCGGCACGCCGGACGAGGTTGCGAGCCAGGTCAACGCCTTCATCGCGCGCACCGGCGCCGACGAGGTCGTCTTCGGCGGGGCGACCTTTGACCCCGAGGCGCGCACCCACTCACTCGCGCTCGCAATGGGCGCGCTGACCGCCTGA
- a CDS encoding tetratricopeptide repeat protein, whose translation MITSILSLMLAQVGPNPNVSEPITPPEVAEQRRQTAERERQATASVAAQNAAAPSRLSECLASAAQDAETGEAFARAWLETATPEDRALALHCLGLSLVRQDRFADAREAFDNAREAAPATNPAYRARLSGMSGHAALAQGQADLAVPAFERAIMDADSAADPALTAGLNTDLARALVAAGRAPDAVAALAAARDADPSNAQAWLLSATLARRLERLGEAQRHIEYAATLAPRDPAIGLEAGVIAAMAGREDQARASFASVIEVAPDSVEAGRARTYLTRLDGGAQQEGPSGR comes from the coding sequence ATGATCACATCCATCCTCTCGCTCATGCTGGCCCAGGTCGGACCCAATCCGAACGTCTCGGAGCCGATCACCCCGCCCGAAGTCGCCGAACAACGCCGCCAGACCGCCGAGCGCGAGCGACAGGCGACGGCAAGCGTCGCAGCGCAGAACGCCGCCGCGCCCTCGCGCCTTTCGGAATGCCTCGCCAGCGCGGCGCAGGACGCGGAAACGGGCGAGGCGTTCGCCCGTGCGTGGCTGGAAACCGCCACGCCCGAAGACCGCGCGCTCGCCCTGCATTGCCTCGGTCTGTCGCTTGTCAGGCAGGACCGTTTCGCCGATGCGCGCGAGGCCTTCGATAATGCACGCGAGGCGGCACCCGCTACCAATCCCGCCTATCGCGCCCGACTGTCGGGCATGAGCGGCCATGCCGCGCTGGCACAGGGCCAGGCCGATCTGGCCGTACCCGCCTTCGAACGCGCAATCATGGATGCGGACAGCGCCGCCGATCCCGCGCTGACCGCCGGACTCAACACCGATCTCGCCCGCGCTTTGGTCGCCGCGGGCCGGGCGCCGGATGCCGTTGCCGCGCTCGCCGCGGCGCGCGACGCCGATCCCTCGAACGCGCAAGCCTGGCTGTTGTCGGCCACTCTGGCGCGGCGGCTGGAACGCTTGGGCGAGGCGCAACGCCATATCGAATACGCCGCCACGCTCGCCCCGCGCGATCCCGCGATCGGGCTGGAAGCCGGCGTCATCGCCGCCATGGCAGGCCGCGAAGACCAGGCGCGCGCCAGCTTCGCCTCCGTGATCGAAGTGGCGCCCGACAGCGTCGAGGCTGGGCGCGCCCGCACCTATCTGACCCGGCTCGACGGGGGCGCGCAGCAGGAGGGGCCGAGCGGGCGATGA
- a CDS encoding alpha/beta fold hydrolase, with protein sequence MDGMSVLTEYFDGPQGRRIAYRHIPGNGPALVFLPGYMSDMAGSKATALIDWARETGRECLLLDYSGCGQSDGAFADGTLSRWRDEVVALVEDRIAGDVILIGSSMGGWLMLLMAEALGDRIAGLVGIAAAPDFTEWGLDADQKAQLERGETVFEDNPYGPDPTPTHPGFYRDAQALCRLDGAIALDSPARLIHGQRDADVPWEIALRLADRLRSDDIQVTLVKDGDHRLSRPQDIALLLRVIGDLAAPSPS encoded by the coding sequence ATGGACGGGATGAGCGTATTGACCGAGTATTTCGACGGACCCCAGGGACGGCGCATCGCCTATCGGCACATTCCCGGAAACGGCCCGGCCCTGGTGTTTCTGCCCGGCTATATGTCCGACATGGCGGGCAGCAAGGCGACTGCGCTGATCGACTGGGCGCGCGAGACGGGGCGCGAATGCCTGCTGCTCGATTATTCCGGCTGCGGCCAGAGTGACGGCGCGTTCGCGGACGGAACCTTGTCCCGCTGGCGCGACGAGGTGGTGGCGCTGGTCGAGGATCGGATCGCGGGCGATGTGATCCTCATCGGATCGTCGATGGGCGGCTGGCTGATGCTGCTGATGGCCGAGGCGCTGGGGGATCGGATCGCAGGCCTCGTCGGGATCGCCGCCGCGCCGGATTTCACCGAATGGGGATTGGACGCCGACCAGAAGGCACAACTCGAGCGCGGCGAGACCGTGTTCGAGGACAATCCCTACGGCCCCGACCCGACGCCGACCCATCCCGGCTTCTATCGCGACGCGCAGGCCTTGTGCCGCCTCGATGGTGCCATCGCGCTCGATAGCCCCGCGCGCCTGATCCACGGCCAGCGCGATGCCGACGTGCCGTGGGAGATCGCCCTGCGCCTCGCCGACAGATTGCGTTCGGACGACATACAGGTGACGCTGGTTAAGGATGGCGACCACCGCCTCTCGCGCCCGCAGGATATCGCCCTGCTGCTGCGCGTCATCGGCGATCTCGCCGCGCCTTCCCCTTCCTGA
- a CDS encoding helix-turn-helix domain-containing protein has protein sequence MKNRLKVLRAERDWSQQDLAERLEVSRQSVNAIETGRYDPSLPLAFRIADIFGLAIEDIFLRE, from the coding sequence GTGAAGAACCGCCTCAAGGTGCTGCGCGCCGAACGCGACTGGAGCCAGCAGGACCTTGCCGAGCGGCTGGAGGTCAGCCGCCAGAGCGTCAACGCGATCGAGACGGGCCGCTACGACCCCTCGCTCCCGCTCGCCTTCCGCATCGCCGATATTTTCGGCCTCGCGATCGAGGACATCTTTCTGCGGGAGTGA
- a CDS encoding alkaline phosphatase D family protein, with the protein MFPTEPPAAALLPALDRRHVLKGGILAAGALSAPLSAQLSAQRGFTHGVASGEPGADGVLLWTRFVAGQDTQLDWRVMEADANRRVVAEGRATASPTSDFCCKAQVTGLDPGKWYYYRFTAPDGTQSDEGRTRTLPVGPTSRFRMAVFSCSNMGFGWFNAYAHAAESNQFDCALHLGDYFYEYGPGTYDNPDFAMRQPDPPREIVALADYRMRYAQYRSDRDLQRLHQVYPMISGWDDHESANDSWKGGAQNHQPETEGPWSVRKAAAMRAYREWMPVSDAPWAAYEIGDLATLFRLETRLEARSEQFDYASILSGKVTPESASAALVAFRGGVYNDPAREMLGARQQAWLAEGLMRSARAGKPWQVLVQQVLMGKLATAPRLAENLPSDMAERTRRYVEAGAMASRNELPLNLDAWDGYPAARERVLRAALEADANLVSLAGDTHNAWAFDLTQDGAQVGVEFGGQSVTSPGLENYVTYVPTAELERETVRFNPELQWMDASHRGYMAVELTPGSATSEYRLMGAKRRGTTLAGTKRITALAGQKRLEAV; encoded by the coding sequence ATGTTCCCGACCGAACCGCCCGCCGCCGCCCTGCTTCCCGCGCTCGACCGTCGCCATGTCCTGAAAGGGGGCATTCTGGCGGCAGGCGCGCTGTCGGCACCGCTTTCCGCCCAGCTGAGCGCCCAGCGCGGTTTCACCCATGGCGTCGCCAGTGGCGAGCCGGGGGCGGACGGTGTCCTGCTGTGGACGCGCTTCGTCGCGGGTCAGGATACGCAGCTGGACTGGCGGGTGATGGAGGCGGACGCGAATCGCCGCGTGGTCGCCGAAGGGCGCGCTACCGCCTCCCCGACCAGCGATTTCTGCTGCAAGGCGCAGGTTACCGGGCTCGATCCGGGCAAGTGGTATTATTACCGCTTCACCGCGCCCGACGGGACGCAGTCCGACGAAGGCCGCACGCGGACTCTGCCCGTGGGGCCGACATCGCGCTTCCGCATGGCGGTGTTCTCGTGTTCGAACATGGGCTTCGGCTGGTTCAACGCCTATGCCCATGCGGCGGAATCGAACCAGTTCGACTGCGCGCTGCATCTGGGCGATTATTTCTACGAATACGGGCCGGGGACCTACGACAATCCCGATTTCGCCATGCGCCAGCCCGATCCGCCACGCGAGATCGTGGCGCTGGCCGATTACCGGATGCGCTATGCCCAGTATCGCAGCGATCGCGATCTCCAGCGGCTGCATCAGGTCTATCCGATGATTTCGGGCTGGGACGACCACGAAAGCGCGAATGACAGCTGGAAGGGTGGGGCGCAAAACCACCAGCCGGAAACCGAAGGGCCGTGGAGCGTCCGCAAGGCAGCGGCGATGCGCGCCTATCGCGAATGGATGCCGGTGTCGGACGCGCCCTGGGCGGCCTACGAGATCGGCGATCTCGCCACGCTGTTCCGCCTGGAAACCCGGCTGGAGGCGCGTTCCGAACAGTTCGATTACGCCTCGATCCTGTCAGGCAAGGTAACACCCGAAAGCGCGTCGGCGGCGCTCGTGGCGTTCCGCGGCGGTGTCTATAATGATCCCGCGCGCGAAATGCTCGGCGCGCGGCAACAGGCCTGGCTTGCCGAAGGGCTGATGCGCTCGGCGCGGGCGGGCAAGCCGTGGCAGGTCCTCGTCCAGCAGGTGCTGATGGGCAAGCTCGCCACCGCGCCGCGCCTTGCCGAAAACCTCCCGTCCGACATGGCCGAGCGCACGCGCCGCTATGTCGAGGCGGGCGCAATGGCCTCGCGCAACGAATTGCCGCTCAACCTCGACGCGTGGGACGGCTATCCCGCCGCGCGCGAGCGGGTGCTGCGCGCCGCGCTCGAAGCGGATGCCAACCTGGTCAGCCTGGCGGGCGATACCCATAACGCCTGGGCCTTCGATCTTACGCAGGACGGGGCGCAGGTGGGCGTCGAATTCGGCGGCCAGTCGGTCACCTCGCCGGGGCTTGAGAACTACGTAACTTACGTGCCGACAGCCGAGTTGGAGCGCGAGACCGTACGCTTCAATCCCGAGCTGCAATGGATGGACGCGTCGCATCGCGGCTACATGGCGGTGGAACTGACGCCGGGCAGCGCGACCAGCGAATATCGCCTGATGGGCGCGAAGCGGAGAGGGACCACGCTGGCTGGAACCAAGCGGATCACCGCGCTGGCGGGGCAGAAGCGGCTCGAGGCGGTGTGA
- the thrS gene encoding threonine--tRNA ligase codes for MTELLKISLPDGSVREMEAGSTPADVAAAIGPGLAKAAIAARVDGELRDINRPFDGDAELALVTARDEEDALELARHDYAHVLAEAVQSLYPGTQITFGPSTDDGFYYDVKAPENRDPFSMDDLPAIEEEMRRIIKADKPLKREVWSREQLIEKWESEGEVFKAEWAKELPENEELTVYWSGEDWLDMCRGPHLASTGKLDPDAFKLMRVAGAYWRGDQKNAQLTRIYGTGWLNKKQLNAHLTRLEEAAKRDHRKLGREMDLFHLQEEAHGSVFWHPKGYRIWRELEAYMRRRMDNGGYREIKTPQLMDVRQWEQSGHWGKYAENMFAVPDMVPEVDDSGAGSHPSVAKDADWMAIKPMNCPAHVLVFKQGITSYRDLPIRLGEMGCCHRNEPHGALHGLMRVRQFTQDDAHIFCTEEQVVEEVRKFCALADAVYKDFGFSYQVKLALRPEKRFGSEADWDKAEQELRDAVAEAGMANAEYGWEELPGEGAFYAPKLEWHLTDAIGRTWQVGTIQGDRVLPDRLDASYVGEDGEKHRPVMLHRAIFGSYERFIGILIEHFAGRLPVWLAPVQAVVATIVSDADDYAKEVVAKLEAAGIRVESDLRNEKINYKVREHSHAKVPHLLVVGNREAEEGTVAVRTLGEQQQKVMPLDEAIAMLKDAATPPDLKQG; via the coding sequence ATGACGGAATTGCTTAAGATCAGCCTGCCCGATGGGTCCGTGCGCGAGATGGAGGCCGGATCGACCCCGGCCGATGTCGCCGCCGCGATCGGCCCCGGCCTTGCCAAGGCGGCGATCGCGGCGCGCGTGGATGGTGAGCTGCGCGACATCAACCGCCCCTTCGACGGCGATGCCGAGCTGGCGCTGGTGACGGCGCGCGACGAGGAAGACGCGCTCGAACTCGCGCGCCACGATTACGCGCATGTCCTCGCCGAAGCGGTCCAGTCGCTTTATCCCGGCACGCAGATCACCTTCGGCCCTTCGACCGACGATGGCTTCTATTACGACGTCAAGGCGCCGGAAAATCGCGACCCGTTCTCGATGGACGACCTTCCCGCGATCGAGGAGGAGATGCGCCGCATCATCAAGGCCGACAAGCCGCTGAAGCGCGAGGTCTGGAGCCGCGAGCAGCTGATTGAAAAGTGGGAGAGCGAGGGCGAGGTCTTCAAGGCCGAATGGGCGAAGGAATTGCCCGAGAACGAGGAGCTGACGGTTTACTGGTCGGGTGAGGACTGGCTCGATATGTGCCGCGGCCCCCACCTCGCCTCGACCGGCAAGCTCGACCCCGACGCTTTCAAGCTGATGCGCGTCGCGGGCGCATATTGGCGCGGTGACCAGAAGAATGCGCAATTGACGCGCATCTACGGCACCGGCTGGCTCAACAAGAAGCAGCTGAACGCGCATCTCACGCGGCTGGAGGAAGCCGCCAAGCGCGACCACCGCAAATTGGGCCGCGAGATGGACCTGTTCCATTTGCAGGAAGAGGCGCACGGATCGGTCTTCTGGCATCCCAAGGGCTATCGCATCTGGCGCGAGCTCGAAGCCTATATGCGCCGCAGGATGGACAATGGCGGCTATCGCGAGATCAAGACGCCGCAATTGATGGATGTGCGCCAGTGGGAGCAATCCGGCCACTGGGGCAAATATGCCGAGAACATGTTCGCGGTGCCCGACATGGTGCCCGAAGTCGACGATAGCGGCGCCGGATCGCATCCCTCGGTGGCGAAGGACGCCGACTGGATGGCGATCAAGCCGATGAACTGCCCGGCGCATGTCCTCGTGTTCAAGCAGGGCATCACCAGCTATCGCGACCTGCCGATCCGGCTGGGCGAAATGGGCTGCTGCCACCGCAACGAACCGCATGGCGCTCTCCACGGCCTGATGCGCGTGCGCCAGTTCACGCAGGACGACGCGCATATCTTCTGCACCGAGGAGCAGGTGGTGGAGGAAGTGCGCAAGTTCTGCGCGCTGGCCGATGCGGTCTACAAGGATTTCGGCTTCAGCTATCAAGTCAAACTCGCGCTGCGCCCCGAAAAGCGGTTCGGCAGCGAGGCCGATTGGGACAAGGCCGAACAGGAATTGCGCGACGCCGTGGCCGAAGCGGGCATGGCGAACGCGGAGTACGGCTGGGAGGAATTGCCCGGCGAAGGCGCGTTCTATGCCCCCAAGCTGGAATGGCACCTGACCGATGCGATCGGGCGGACCTGGCAGGTCGGCACGATCCAGGGCGACCGCGTGCTGCCCGACCGGCTCGATGCGAGCTATGTCGGCGAGGATGGCGAGAAGCATCGCCCCGTCATGCTCCACCGCGCCATCTTCGGGTCGTATGAACGCTTCATCGGCATCCTGATCGAGCATTTCGCCGGGCGCCTCCCCGTCTGGCTCGCCCCGGTCCAGGCCGTGGTCGCGACCATCGTTTCGGATGCGGACGACTATGCGAAGGAGGTCGTGGCCAAGCTGGAAGCGGCGGGCATCCGCGTCGAAAGCGACCTGCGCAACGAGAAGATCAACTACAAGGTTCGCGAACATTCGCACGCCAAGGTCCCGCATCTCCTCGTCGTCGGCAATCGCGAGGCGGAGGAAGGCACTGTCGCCGTCCGCACTCTGGGCGAACAGCAGCAGAAGGTGATGCCCCTCGACGAAGCGATCGCCATGCTGAAGGACGCCGCGACTCCGCCGGATCTGAAACAGGGCTAG
- a CDS encoding sulfite exporter TauE/SafE family protein: MDLLAGYGTAAIIAALLAAFGSAFVRGLTGFGMAILLVPILALALSPVHAVLLTNFLSVFIGLSEIRRLLRNAEKSAWVIIALVAVTTPLGLYALSLTTPAIARVVIAFIALSAFVAILLPRRGALDHHPATTGGVGILSGLMTGYAGMPGPPVVPYYVGRDIPRETAKASMLLIFTCASSAGLVSGTALGVLEWNLALLAALLFPAVLLGNRLGDRLSGRIADRTWRICVGAVLGAAAVAALIKAVG; the protein is encoded by the coding sequence ATGGACCTGCTGGCCGGATATGGCACGGCGGCGATCATCGCCGCGCTACTCGCTGCGTTCGGCTCGGCCTTCGTGCGCGGATTGACCGGGTTCGGGATGGCGATCCTGCTGGTGCCGATCCTGGCGCTGGCGCTTTCGCCCGTCCATGCGGTGCTGCTGACCAATTTCCTGTCGGTCTTCATCGGTCTGTCGGAAATCCGCAGGCTGCTGCGGAATGCGGAAAAGTCGGCATGGGTCATCATCGCGCTCGTCGCGGTGACGACGCCGCTGGGGCTCTATGCGCTCAGCCTGACCACGCCCGCCATCGCGCGAGTCGTCATTGCCTTCATCGCCCTGTCGGCCTTCGTCGCGATCCTCCTGCCGCGACGGGGCGCGTTGGATCATCACCCGGCGACGACCGGCGGTGTCGGTATTTTGAGCGGATTGATGACCGGTTATGCCGGGATGCCGGGGCCGCCGGTCGTGCCCTATTATGTCGGGCGCGACATCCCGCGCGAGACGGCCAAGGCCTCGATGCTGCTGATCTTCACCTGCGCGTCGAGTGCGGGCCTCGTCAGCGGCACGGCGCTCGGTGTGCTGGAATGGAATCTGGCCCTGCTCGCGGCGCTGCTGTTCCCGGCCGTCTTGCTCGGCAACAGATTGGGCGACAGGCTTTCGGGCCGGATCGCGGACCGGACCTGGCGGATCTGCGTGGGCGCGGTGCTGGGCGCGGCGGCGGTGGCGGCGCTGATAAAAGCGGTTGGGTGA
- a CDS encoding agmatine deiminase family protein, whose protein sequence is MPLDTPIMPPEWAKQDWLWIGFPHAADEWPDVLGRAQEQIAAFANAVAESGQAVRLLVRDAANEARARQLTSAAVTLERRAYGDVWLRDTGPLVLSDGDARVARRFQFNGWGGKYLMEGDQTIGAELAEDAGLPLEIADWILEGGAIDGDGTGLVVTTEQCLLNPNRNPDLSRADIEARLKRDLGFTRVLWLGDGLVNDHTDGHVDNLARFAAPGRIALPQATGKDDPNAAIYDDAAQRIEAAGVELVRIPSPGLVTSGDHVEPASYANFAITSNLVVVPTFGSPYDEDGVAAIGDLFPDRATIGLPGDAVLAGGGGFHCASQQMPAAR, encoded by the coding sequence ATGCCTCTCGATACCCCGATCATGCCGCCCGAATGGGCGAAGCAGGACTGGCTCTGGATCGGCTTCCCCCATGCTGCGGATGAATGGCCTGACGTTCTGGGCCGCGCGCAGGAACAGATCGCGGCATTCGCCAATGCGGTCGCGGAAAGCGGGCAGGCGGTCCGCCTGCTGGTGCGCGACGCCGCCAACGAAGCGCGCGCGCGCCAGCTGACGAGCGCGGCGGTCACGCTGGAGCGGCGCGCATACGGCGATGTGTGGCTGCGCGATACCGGGCCGCTGGTCTTGAGCGACGGCGATGCGCGTGTCGCACGGCGATTCCAGTTCAACGGCTGGGGCGGCAAATATCTGATGGAGGGCGACCAGACGATCGGGGCCGAACTGGCCGAGGATGCGGGCCTCCCGCTCGAAATCGCGGACTGGATTCTCGAAGGCGGGGCGATCGACGGGGACGGAACCGGCCTCGTCGTGACGACCGAGCAATGCCTGCTCAATCCCAACCGCAATCCCGATCTCTCGCGCGCGGATATCGAGGCGCGGCTGAAGCGCGATCTCGGCTTCACGCGCGTGCTTTGGCTGGGCGACGGGCTGGTCAACGACCACACGGACGGGCACGTCGACAACCTCGCGCGCTTCGCGGCGCCGGGCCGGATCGCGCTGCCGCAGGCGACGGGGAAGGACGATCCCAATGCCGCGATCTATGACGACGCTGCGCAGAGGATCGAAGCGGCGGGAGTCGAGCTCGTCCGCATCCCCTCCCCCGGCCTCGTGACCAGCGGCGATCATGTCGAACCGGCGAGCTACGCCAATTTCGCCATCACCTCGAACCTCGTCGTGGTGCCCACCTTCGGCAGCCCCTATGACGAGGACGGGGTGGCGGCGATCGGCGATCTGTTCCCCGACCGCGCCACCATCGGCCTGCCCGGCGATGCGGTGCTGGCGGGCGGCGGCGGCTTCCATTGCGCCAGCCAGCAGATGCCCGCGGCGAGATAG
- a CDS encoding peroxiredoxin yields MTDTVFGPGDTLPDIALETIDGSEVKPSDFEGRKLVLFFYPKDNTPGCTTEAKDFSALRRDFDAAGVALLGVSKDSSQKHRNFIAKHDLTVDLATDAQEGGMSDALGIWTEKQMYGKTFMGMVRTTYLIGEDGRILRVWPKVKVKGHAEEVLAAAREA; encoded by the coding sequence ATGACGGACACGGTTTTCGGCCCCGGCGACACTCTGCCCGATATCGCCCTCGAAACGATCGACGGTAGCGAAGTGAAGCCGTCCGACTTCGAGGGGCGCAAACTGGTGCTCTTCTTCTATCCAAAGGACAACACGCCCGGCTGCACCACCGAGGCAAAGGATTTCTCCGCGCTGCGGCGCGATTTCGACGCGGCGGGCGTGGCCCTGCTGGGCGTCAGCAAGGATTCCAGCCAGAAGCACAGGAATTTCATCGCCAAGCACGATCTAACCGTCGATCTCGCGACCGATGCGCAGGAAGGCGGCATGTCGGACGCGCTCGGTATCTGGACCGAGAAGCAGATGTACGGAAAGACCTTCATGGGCATGGTCCGCACGACCTATCTGATCGGCGAGGATGGGCGCATCCTGCGCGTCTGGCCGAAGGTGAAGGTGAAGGGCCACGCCGAAGAGGTGCTGGCCGCGGCGCGCGAGGCGTGA
- a CDS encoding DUF455 family protein, producing MSERPGLSHAIRAALLTGEASAKVFAARQVARDWRLGRLRFDLGDDDAAPMPDRPAWPDDLDLLPPSQMPKRGKGGSERGRIALWHALAHIEFVAIDLALDIVGRFGGQMGEAFASDFLGVAADEAMHFALLDRKLASLGSHYGALPAHDGLWQAARDTAGDVGARLAVVPMVLEARGLDVTPATRDRVASSGDSRGAAILQRILDDEIRHVSLGTKHFSRVAAARGENPPELWRKLVESHFAGVIKPPFNDSARRSAGLSLEFYGALAS from the coding sequence GTGAGCGAACGACCCGGCTTGTCGCACGCGATCCGCGCGGCGCTGCTGACCGGAGAGGCGAGCGCGAAAGTCTTCGCTGCGCGGCAGGTGGCGCGGGACTGGCGGCTGGGACGTTTACGCTTCGATCTGGGGGATGATGACGCCGCGCCCATGCCCGATCGCCCCGCCTGGCCCGACGATCTCGATCTGCTGCCGCCCTCGCAGATGCCCAAGCGCGGCAAGGGTGGGTCGGAGCGGGGGCGGATCGCCCTGTGGCACGCCCTCGCCCATATCGAATTCGTCGCCATCGATCTGGCGCTCGATATCGTCGGGCGTTTCGGCGGCCAGATGGGCGAGGCGTTCGCGTCGGACTTTCTCGGTGTCGCGGCGGACGAGGCGATGCATTTCGCCCTGCTCGATCGCAAGCTCGCATCGCTCGGTTCGCACTATGGCGCGCTGCCCGCGCATGACGGGTTGTGGCAGGCGGCGCGTGATACGGCGGGCGATGTCGGGGCGCGGCTCGCCGTGGTGCCGATGGTGCTGGAGGCGCGAGGCCTCGACGTCACGCCCGCGACTCGCGACCGCGTGGCGTCATCGGGCGATTCGCGCGGCGCCGCGATCCTGCAACGCATCCTTGACGACGAAATCCGCCATGTGTCGCTGGGCACCAAGCACTTTTCGCGCGTCGCGGCGGCGCGCGGCGAAAACCCACCGGAATTGTGGCGAAAATTGGTCGAAAGCCATTTTGCAGGGGTTATCAAACCGCCATTCAACGACTCAGCGCGTCGATCAGCCGGTTTGTCGCTAGAGTTCTACGGCGCACTTGCTTCGTAA
- a CDS encoding M23 family metallopeptidase: MTKLFNHALRTLALGLGAAGLMAAAPAAAESANSAAMVPAVDMPAKDTAGSTVTTADGDRQFEQLFASWERMDKVSAGIATTPVSVPSAMPLTDARLSSGYGMRNHPVLGGMRGHKGVDLAAPTGTPVYATADGFVSKADWFSSYGKYISIEHGASLQTRFAHLSDMVVSAGDKVKKGDLIGYVGSTGRSTGPHLHYEVRVDGVAVDPSPYMVASDDHRDHALALLSAE, from the coding sequence ATGACGAAGCTTTTCAACCACGCTTTGCGGACGCTCGCACTCGGCCTGGGTGCCGCCGGCCTGATGGCCGCCGCGCCCGCCGCCGCCGAAAGCGCGAACTCCGCTGCGATGGTTCCGGCGGTCGATATGCCGGCGAAGGACACGGCCGGATCCACCGTCACCACCGCTGACGGCGATCGCCAGTTCGAACAGCTGTTTGCCAGCTGGGAACGCATGGACAAGGTTTCGGCAGGCATCGCGACCACGCCGGTCTCGGTTCCCTCCGCCATGCCGCTGACCGATGCGCGGCTTTCGAGCGGGTACGGGATGCGCAATCACCCGGTGCTGGGCGGGATGCGCGGCCACAAGGGTGTCGACCTCGCCGCGCCGACCGGCACGCCGGTCTATGCCACGGCGGACGGCTTCGTCAGCAAGGCCGACTGGTTCTCGAGCTACGGCAAGTATATTTCGATCGAACACGGCGCCTCGCTCCAGACGCGCTTCGCCCATCTGTCCGACATGGTCGTGTCGGCGGGCGACAAGGTGAAGAAGGGCGATCTGATCGGCTATGTCGGTTCGACCGGTCGTTCGACCGGCCCGCACCTGCATTACGAAGTCCGCGTCGATGGCGTCGCGGTCGATCCGTCGCCCTACATGGTCGCATCGGACGATCACCGCGATCACGCTCTGGCGCTGCTTTCCGCCGAATAA